The genomic stretch CATTTTCGGATCATACGGTTCGCTCATATCCGGAAACCGTACTCCAAAAGCATCAAGGTTTTTGCCCCGTAATGGATTTTCGGGAAAAAGGTCTATATGATCAGTGATCAACATCACATCGCCTACTTCAAACTCCGGATCCAAGCCTCCTGCAGCATTGGAAACAATAAGTTTCTTTATTCCCAACTGCCTCATCACCCTGACAGGAAAGGTCACTTCTTTCATGGAATAGCCTTCATAATAATGAAATCGTCCTTTCATCGCCACGACATTTACACCATTCAACACCCCGAAAATCAGTTCCCCGGCATGCGTCTCCACTGTGGAGACGGGAAAGTAGGGAATGTCTTTATAGGAAATGGTCTTGTGCACTTGAATTTTATCGATAAGCTGCCCCAAACCTGTTCCTAAAATAATCCCAACTTCTGGAGAGAGGCCTTGCTGCAGTGAAATGTACCTCACAGCTTCGGCTATCTGCTCGAGGTAAGGGACACTGGTATCTGCTTTTTTCATATTTGATTGGTTTATGGAAATCTTTCCTTTTATTTTTAGTGTTGTACCCAAAAGAAGGTGTGCCTGTTGTGAACGCTAAAGATGGCAACAGGGTATCCTAAACACCAAATTTCAAAAGTAATAAGTACTCATATTCATGATAAAAATAATCATTGGTACCAATAGAAAAAATGCGTTATCCAAGACCATCGCTTCCCAGTACCAAGAAATTCTAAAAGAGAAGGGAGTCGAATCAAGCATCATTGACCTGAGAGAACTTCCTGATGATTTTGTATTTTCGGCCCTTTATGAAAACAATGGTCAAAACCAAGCCTACAATGCCCTTCACGCAGACGTAAAAGCAGGTAGCAAATTTGTATTTATCGTTCCGGAGTATAACGGATCATTTCCAGGGATCCTAAAATCATTTATTGACGGGATGACTTATCCCAATACGTTCAGAGGTAAAAAGTGTGCCATGGTAGGCCTGTCTTCAGGAATAGGCGGCGGTGGCATCGCATTGAGCCACCTTACCGACATATTCCACTACTTGGGCATGCACGTCCTGGCCAATAAGCCAAAACTTGCAAAAATTGAGGAAAATATGTCTAATAACTTGCTCACCAACAAGTTTTACATAGACCTTTTAAAAACCCAAGCAGCAATGTTGATTGACTTTTAGTTAATCAACATTATCATGTAAAAACCGGTTATTGCCCAGAATCTCATTATCATCATTTAAGTTGAACTTAGAGATATTGGTTTCTGAGCTATGTTGCACATCCTGGAGTTTTACATTTTTTCTTAAATAAGCTGGCGTATCAAGCTTTTCTTTAAATTCATCAGGAGTTTGGTTGACCGCCCTGAGGTTTTTAAGCCGTTCAAATCGCTCATGTGCTCTTTGCATGGCCTTTTGCTTGATTTGCTCATAATATTCATTGGCATAACCTGTTTGTGATGCGCTATTGCTTTCCTGTAGCTGCGCTTTTGGCTGCGCTGGTTCATCATCATAAAGTGGTGTCACCTTTTTCTGCGGATTAGCAGGAACGAATTCAAACTCCCCATCTTCTTGGGCATGTTCGTTTTCGGTATCCACTTGGGGCTGCTGGTTGGCAGGGCTTGTGGATTGCTGCTCCTCCTGCTTGTGGTTATTGGCAGGAGTAGGCTGCTGAATGGTAAAGGTAAACGTCTGACCTGCAGAAGCGTTGTTTTCCTCTTCCACCTTGGTGGTCTTTCCGGAATCCAGGTCGATCACCTTTTTGGTGCTTTCTTCCTGCTGAGGCTTGGCTTCTTCGCCATAGGTTCCTTTGGCTAGCTGGCCCGCCTGAAAACCGGTAGCAATTACTGTCACACGGATCGATTTTTTCAAATCCGGATCGATGCCTTGGCCAAAAATCACCTCTGCATCATCACCTGCCCTGTCTTGGATATATTCGGTGATCTCGCTCAATTCATCCATAGAAAGTTCTTCTTCCTCACCGGACATAATCGACAATAGGATTTTTTGGGCACCTTTGATGTCCACATTGTTCAGCAATGGCGAAGCGATGGCTTTCTCGGCTGCCTTGATGGCACGACCTTCCATCTCTTCGGTAGCAGAGCCCATCACGGCTGCCCCGGCATCTTTCATTACCGTCTTCACATCCTCAAAATCGACGTTTACATCCTGATGAACAGTGATGATCTCAGCGATGGATTTCGCAGCAGTGGTCAAGACGTTATCGGCTTTTCCAAATGCAGCGCGAATGGGCAGGTTGCCATAAACCTCTCGCAGTTTGTCATTAAGGATGACCAACACCGTATCACAATTGGACCTTAGTTCTTCGATCCCTTTTTGGGCGGCACCTGTCTTCTTACGGCCTTCAAAAATAAATGGAGCGGTCACTATTCCCACAGTAAGGATATCCATATCCTTGGCGATCTTTGCCAATACCGGAGCGGCTCCCGTACCGGTTCCTCCGCCCATTCCAGCGGTAATGAATACCATCTTGGTATTGTCCGCCAATAGCTCCCGGATTTCTTCTTTGCTTTCCAGGGCTGCATTTTTGCCTTTTTCCGGATTGGCCCCTGCACCAAGTCCCTCGGTCAGGTTGGCGCCTATCTGTAGCTTTAACGGTACCGGGCTGCTCTTCAGCGCCTGGGCGTCCGTATTGACTACCACAAACTCCACATCCTTTATTCCTTGTCCAAACATGTGGTTCACGGCATTGGAACCACCTCCTCCCACACCTATCACCTTGATGATAGATTTGTGGTTTTTAGGAATATCAAATTTGTAATCTCTCATAGTATCTGACATTATTTCCTCAATTTTTGGTGAACTGTATTTCTATTTTTCTAGGGTCACTACCTATCTTAAAATGAGATCAGTAGTTTTCCTCATCTCCTAAATCGTCTGTTATAAAATCCTTTAATCTTCTGCGAATACTGCCAAAGATATCCTTTCCCGGCAATTCAGCACGCTTTTCTTGCCTTCCTGGAACCTGACGCTGACGGTAAATGTCCTCTCTATCATCCAGTGCTTTAAAGCCTGCCAGCACCAATCCCACCGTAGTGGCAAACATTGGGCTCTTCACTTCTTCGATCTTGGATTTGCCAAGGTGCTCATTTGGATAGCCAATACGCGTATCCAAGCCTGTCATATATTCAAAAAGCTGCCCTACTCCCTGTAGCTGCGAGCCACCGCCAGTAAGCACGATGCCTCCTGCCAGTTTTTTGTATAGACCGCTGGCCACAATTTCCGATTGGACCATCTCGATGATCTCTTCCATTCTGGCTTCAATGATATGTGCCAGGTTCTTGACCGAAATCTCTTTTGGAGGACGGTTTCTCAAACCAGGAATGGAAACAATTTCATTTGGGTTGGCCTCTTCCGATATGGCACGACCAAACTTCGTCTTCAGTAGCTCCGCCTGGTTCTGCATCACCATACATCCCTCCTTGATATCAGAAGTAATGATATTGCCACCAAATGGGATGACGGCGGTATGACGGATGATATTATCGTAGAAAATAGCTATGTCTGTGGTACCGCCACCAATATCCACCAAGCAGCAACCAGCCTCTTTGTCCAAATCACTGAGAACGGAAAGTGAACTTGCCAATGGCTCAAGAATCAGGTCTTTGGAATAAAGCTCTGCTCGTTTTACGCATCGGTTGATATTATTGATAGCTGTGGTCTGGGCAGTGATGATATGGAAATCTGCTTCCAAGCGGGCTCCGGACATGCCCACAGGGTCTTTGATACCATCTTCATAATCCACTGTATAATCCTGCGGCATCACGTGAATAATCGTATTTCCTGGAGGCACTACAATGTTCTCCATGTCATTGGAAAGGCGACGCACATCCTCGATGGTAATCTCATCATCCTTGGTGTTTCGGATGATCACCCCGTGATGCACAGAGCTTCGGATATGTTGTCCGGCAATACCCACGATAACCTCGCGGATATCTACTTCTGCCATATCTGAAGCTTCATATACTGCCTTCTGAATAGCATTTACCGTCTTGTCAATATTGGTCACAATACCGCGGATCACACCATCCGAAACGGCCTTGCCCATGCCAAGAACTTCCAGTTTTCCAAATTCATTCTTGCGCCCGATGATCGCACAAATCTTCGTGGTGCCAATGTCCAGTCCTACGATTAATTTTTCAGTTTCCATAGCTATATCAATTATTCACAAATGATTTGATCCTTAAATTTCACGTTTACCCTAGAATAGGCATCCCAGCCTTTCTCGGGTATGATTTCTTCATAGAATAAATTTATCCGTTCAAATTTATCCTCAATGTCTACAGGCTTGCCAAATTCAATTTCCTGTCGCCCTACCTGCTGAAACAAACTTATATTTCCTTTCCTGTCTATTTCCAAGGAGGCAATCTGTGCACTCCAAAAGTCACTCCTATCAATAAAATAGATCAGGTCCAATAAATCCTGATGCTCTTTTCCCAAATCCTTCGCCGCCAACAAATCATCGACACCCTTCCCTTCGATGATCAGCACCCTGGAGGTATAGTGCGAGGATGTCGGCAAGATCAACCCCTCTGACGAAATATAACCGTCCGCTGCCAATGGCCTTGTAATTCGTGCCATCGGCCGGTATTGA from Echinicola soli encodes the following:
- a CDS encoding purine-nucleoside phosphorylase gives rise to the protein MKKADTSVPYLEQIAEAVRYISLQQGLSPEVGIILGTGLGQLIDKIQVHKTISYKDIPYFPVSTVETHAGELIFGVLNGVNVVAMKGRFHYYEGYSMKEVTFPVRVMRQLGIKKLIVSNAAGGLDPEFEVGDVMLITDHIDLFPENPLRGKNLDAFGVRFPDMSEPYDPKMLEVAVEAAKAEDIRVHQGVYAGVQGPNLETKAEYRYLRTIGADAVGMSTVPEVIVARQMDLPVFAVSAITDLCSPGKVKKISIQEVIAAAAIAEPKMTRIIASLISKMA
- a CDS encoding NADPH-dependent FMN reductase, which produces MIKIIIGTNRKNALSKTIASQYQEILKEKGVESSIIDLRELPDDFVFSALYENNGQNQAYNALHADVKAGSKFVFIVPEYNGSFPGILKSFIDGMTYPNTFRGKKCAMVGLSSGIGGGGIALSHLTDIFHYLGMHVLANKPKLAKIEENMSNNLLTNKFYIDLLKTQAAMLIDF
- the ftsZ gene encoding cell division protein FtsZ, whose amino-acid sequence is MRDYKFDIPKNHKSIIKVIGVGGGGSNAVNHMFGQGIKDVEFVVVNTDAQALKSSPVPLKLQIGANLTEGLGAGANPEKGKNAALESKEEIRELLADNTKMVFITAGMGGGTGTGAAPVLAKIAKDMDILTVGIVTAPFIFEGRKKTGAAQKGIEELRSNCDTVLVILNDKLREVYGNLPIRAAFGKADNVLTTAAKSIAEIITVHQDVNVDFEDVKTVMKDAGAAVMGSATEEMEGRAIKAAEKAIASPLLNNVDIKGAQKILLSIMSGEEEELSMDELSEITEYIQDRAGDDAEVIFGQGIDPDLKKSIRVTVIATGFQAGQLAKGTYGEEAKPQQEESTKKVIDLDSGKTTKVEEENNASAGQTFTFTIQQPTPANNHKQEEQQSTSPANQQPQVDTENEHAQEDGEFEFVPANPQKKVTPLYDDEPAQPKAQLQESNSASQTGYANEYYEQIKQKAMQRAHERFERLKNLRAVNQTPDEFKEKLDTPAYLRKNVKLQDVQHSSETNISKFNLNDDNEILGNNRFLHDNVD
- the ftsA gene encoding cell division protein FtsA, with the protein product METEKLIVGLDIGTTKICAIIGRKNEFGKLEVLGMGKAVSDGVIRGIVTNIDKTVNAIQKAVYEASDMAEVDIREVIVGIAGQHIRSSVHHGVIIRNTKDDEITIEDVRRLSNDMENIVVPPGNTIIHVMPQDYTVDYEDGIKDPVGMSGARLEADFHIITAQTTAINNINRCVKRAELYSKDLILEPLASSLSVLSDLDKEAGCCLVDIGGGTTDIAIFYDNIIRHTAVIPFGGNIITSDIKEGCMVMQNQAELLKTKFGRAISEEANPNEIVSIPGLRNRPPKEISVKNLAHIIEARMEEIIEMVQSEIVASGLYKKLAGGIVLTGGGSQLQGVGQLFEYMTGLDTRIGYPNEHLGKSKIEEVKSPMFATTVGLVLAGFKALDDREDIYRQRQVPGRQEKRAELPGKDIFGSIRRRLKDFITDDLGDEENY
- a CDS encoding cell division protein FtsQ/DivIB, which codes for MGLKQLKIKQSAIFTALLLVLVGFIGFVEKKGAERSYHGLSVKVNGISDVYFVEEDEISSMLLKTFPNLSEGAKLENIQLSKLEEKVESHPFVKNAEVYNDLKGDVLVRIDQYRPMARITRPLAADGYISSEGLILPTSSHYTSRVLIIEGKGVDDLLAAKDLGKEHQDLLDLIYFIDRSDFWSAQIASLEIDRKGNISLFQQVGRQEIEFGKPVDIEDKFERINLFYEEIIPEKGWDAYSRVNVKFKDQIICE